A single genomic interval of Cucumis sativus cultivar 9930 chromosome 5, Cucumber_9930_V3, whole genome shotgun sequence harbors:
- the LOC101211754 gene encoding NADPH-dependent pterin aldehyde reductase — MAEENSGKKILITGVSQGLGRALALELAKRGHTIIGCSRNQTKLDLLQPIFSNIPPYNHLLLNLDVKLDDKVKETLEIIVEKIGVPDIIVNNAAMINVKAKIWEISREEFDDVIDTNIKGTANILRHFIPLLLPKNKGIIVNISSIFGRMGVPLVSPYCSSKWGIEGLSKSIAKELPNGMTIVALDPGIIHTEMLLSSLGNNIASQYQTPQEWALKAAPMILNLTNAENGASLTVDDPGTLPD; from the exons ATGGCAGAAGAAAATTCAGGGAAGAAGATCCTAATAACAGGTGTGAGCCAAGGTTTGGGAAGAGCCTTGGCTTTGGAATTAGCAAAACGTGGCCACACTATCATTGGCTGTTCTCGCAACCAAACCAAGTTGGATTTACTTCAACCCATCTTCTCCAACATCCCTCCATACAACCACTTACTCCTCAATCTTGACGTG aAGTTGGACGATAAAGTTAAAGAAACGCTAGAAATTATCGTAGAGAAAATTGGAGTTCCTGATATCATTG tGAACAATGCTGCAATGATCAATGTGAAAGCAAAGATTTGGGAGATTAGCAGAGAAGAGTTTGATGATGTGATtgacacaaatataaaagggACAGCTAATATATTACGCCACTTCATTCCTCTTTTGCTTCCTAAAAATAAAGGCATCATTGTCAATATCAGTTCTATATTTGGAAGAATGGGAGTTCCCTTG GTTTCACCATACTGTAGCTCAAAGTGGGGAATTGAAGGATTAAGCAAATCAATAGCAAAAGAGTTACCCAATGGAATGACAATTGTAGCATTGGATCCTGGGATTATACATACTGAAATGCTTTTATCCAGCTTGGGCAATAATATTGCTTCCCAATACCAAACTCCCCAAGAATG GGCTTTGAAGGCAGCTCCGATGATTCTAAATCTTACAAATGCTGAAAACGGTGCATCTCTCACTGTGGATGACCCAGGAACTCTTCCAGACTAA